The Phoenix dactylifera cultivar Barhee BC4 chromosome 9, palm_55x_up_171113_PBpolish2nd_filt_p, whole genome shotgun sequence genome window below encodes:
- the LOC103701736 gene encoding inositol-3-phosphate synthase, with amino-acid sequence MFIEKFKVESPNVKYGEHEIESVYHYETTELVHENRDGSYQWIVRPKTVRYDFKTDTHVPKLGVMLVGWGGNNGATLTAGVIANREGISWATKDKVQQANYYGSLTQASTIRVGSFNGEEIYAPFKSLLPMVNPDDLIFGGWDINNMNLADAMARAKVLDIDLQKQLRPYMESMVPLPGIYDADFIAANQGSRANNVIKGTKKEQVQQIIKDIRDFKEKNKVDKVVVLWTANTERYSNVIVGLNDTIENLLASLDRNEAEISPSTLYALACVLENVPFINGSPQNTFVPGLIDLAIKRNSLIGGDDFKSGQTKMKSVLVDFLVGAGIKPTSIVSYNHLGNNDGMNLSAPQTFRSKEISKSNVVDDMVSSNGILYEPGEHPDHVIVIKYVPYVGDSKRAMDEYTSEIFMGGRSTIVLHNTCEDSLLAAPIILDLVLLAELSTRIQLKSEGEEKFSSFHPVASILSYLTKAPLVPPDTPVVNALAKQRAMLENILRACIGLAPENNMLLECK; translated from the exons ATGTTCATAGAGAAGTTTAAGGTGGAGAGCCCCAACGTGAAGTATGGGGAGCACGAGATCGAGTCGGTGTATCACTACGAGACCACCGAGCTCGTCCATGAGAACCGTGATGGGTCCTACCAATGGATCGTCAGGCCCAAAACCGTCCGATACGATTTCAAGACCGACACCCACGTCCCCAAGCTCGG GGTGATGCTTGTGGGGTGGGGAGGGAACAATGGGGCCACCCTCACGGCTGGAGTCATTGCAAACAGAGA GGGGATCTCATGGGCGACCAAGGATAAAGTGCAGCAGGCTAACTATTATGGGTCGCTGACCCAGGCTTCCACCATCAGGGTTGGATCTTTCAATGGGGAGGAGATCTATGCTCCTTTCAAGAGCTTGCTTCCCatg GTTAACCCAGACGACCTCATCTTTGGAGGGTGGGACATAAATAACATGAACCTGGCTGATGCCATGGCCAGGGCCAAGGTTTTGGACATAGACCTCCAGAAGCAGCTCAGGCCCTACATGGAGTCCATGGTCCCACTCCCCGGGATCTACGACGCCGATTTCATTGCTGCAAACCAGGGGTCACGAGCTAATAACGTGATCAAGGGGACCAAGAAGGAGCAGGTTCAACAAATCATCAAGGACATAAG GGATTTTAAGGAGAAGAACAAGGTGGATAAGGTGGTGGTGCTATGGACAGCAAATACTGAAAGGTACAGCAATGTGATTGTGGGGCTCAATGACACTATCGAGAACCTCTTGGCTTCGTTGGACAGGAACGAGGCTGAGATATCTCCATCAACCTTGTATGCTCTAGCTTGTGTCCTAGAGAATGTCCCATTCATCAATGGAAGCCCTCAGAACACCTTTGTGCCGG GACTCATTGATCTGGCTATTAAGAGGAACAGTCTTATTGGTGGAGATGACTTCAAGAGTGGGCAGACAAAGATGAAGTCTGTCTTGGTGGATTTTCTTGTGGGAGCTGGAATCAAG CCAACCTCTATAGTTAGCTACAACCATCTGGGAAACAATGATGGCATGAATCTCTCTGCCCCACAAACTTTCCGGTCGAAGGAGATTTCGAAGAGCAATGTTGTTGATGACATGGTCTCTAGCAATGGCATACTGTATGAGCCTGGGGAGCATCCAGACCATGTTATTGTCATCAAG TATGTGCCCTATGTTGGGGACAGCAAGAGGGCTATGGATGAATACACATCAGAGATATTCATGGGTGGGAGGAGCACAATCGTTCTTCACAACACATGCGAGGACTCGCTGTTGGCGGCGCCCATCATCCTGGATTTGGTTTTGCTGGCTGAGCTCAGTACTAGGATTCAGCTCAAATCTGAGGGAGAG GAAAAGTTCAGCTCCTTCCATCCAGTGGCCAGTATCTTGAGTTATCTCACCAAAGCTCCCCTT